The nucleotide window CCTGCATCTATTCCACGATAATACTGCTTAGTTCTCTCGTCAATAGCATAGGTGTCATCTGTTTTACTAGTAGTATAATAGGCTTGAGCAAAGAAATTTTTAGTCTTGTAGCGCAATTGCATAAAACTAATTCTCCAATCCACAATCTGATTTCTACCAACATTAGTAGGAGCCAAATACGTGCTGTTGCTATGACCATAAGTCGCTATAATATCTGTGCCTTTTTTAGGTGAGAAGTATGCACTTAATTCTGTTTTTAAGAAACGTACGTCATTGTCTAATTCAAATTCTTCATAGGCTTCCTTTACTCCGTCAACTCCAGGGTTTCCATTTGCATCTTTTCTATCGATGTAAACAGAATCTGCATATTTATATTCCGTGGCCTTGGTGTATTCACCAGTAGCTTTTACGGCCCATTTATCACTTAATTTTTTAGCAAATCGTAGACGTCCTGAATAGTATCCATTACCGTCGCTATTAACCCCAGCGTTAGCAGCAATTGTAGTTCCTTCATATTTTCTTGGATCTTTGGTGATAGTATTAATTAAACCGTTATGGGCATTAGGGCCATATAGAGTTGCATTAGGCCCCAAGATGACTTCAATTTGTTCGGTGTCTTCTTTAATAGTGGTGGTCAATGGTCCCATTGGAAGTCCAGTCGCAATTAATGTAGACAAACGATCATCCACCACTTGAAGATTTTTTGAGTTAAAATTGGAATTGAAACCTCTAATGTTGAAGGCTGGAGTTGCAATACCTGCCCTGAAATAATCTATACCTTTTTGCCTAGAAATTAATTCCGCAGGATTTCCGGCATAGTCTTCAATTTGTTTAGCGCTTATCGCCACAACAGTAGAAGGTGATTCTGTGATTTTTTCTGCCTTTTTAGAACCGGATACAATTAAAACTTCACCTAAAGAAACACCAGGGTTTAAAGTTACGTTAAGAACATTTTCCCCCGCTGAGATTGTAATCTGTTGAGAATTCACTTCATACCCTACATAAGATACCTCTAGGGTGTAAGTGCCTTGTTCCAAATCTAGTCGATAGTTGCCGTCCAAATCTGTAGTCGTTCCCGTTTTTCCGTCTAATACATAGACGGTGGCACCTGACAGTGCTGCACCTTCATTGTCTGTGACTTTTCCTGTAAGGTAGCTATCCTGAGCCTTGACAATAAAGCCCAAGAAAATAAAAATTGACGTAATTAAAAATTTCATAGTTAATGTTGGATTAATGATACTAGTTAGTCTTGTTTAAAATGATGTTATTAGTGATTTCTGTTTGATCCCATTGCACAAAATGGCCTGATTCCCCTATCAAAGTGACATTAATATTTGGGTGATTCTCTTTAAGTTGATCCACCAAAGATTGCATTGTTAAATCTGGGTGTAAAATCTTGTTAGGTACCAACAGGTCATTCTTGCTAAATAGAATATTTATCGGTGCTTTTATTGTAGATAATTGATCATAAATGGGCTCATTGAGCATGGCAAAAATGCAATCCACAACCGTTTCGCAGTACTCTTTATATTTTTCCTTATCTGCTTTAATAGACAAGCGATCCTCGTACATAAATAGAGCGTCTTTAGGTACTTTTGCTCCATAAAAATTAACGTCAAAATTTTGTTTAATTTGGGCGTCAGATAGGTTGAGATATAGGCCTTCTGTAATTACTGCTTTAAACCAGTTTCTGTCTTTTTCAGTGAAAGTCTCTATCCCGGCAGGTGACAGCAAAACTAATCGTTTTAACCATTTGGGGTGTTTCGTCAGAGCTAGTTTTGAAATGATCTGTCCGCCCATGGAATGCCCTACGAGAACAATGTTTTTTAGTTTTTTGGTTTTTACAAATTCTTGGAGGATTTCACCGAATTTTTCGAGACTTGGCGTGGAGTTTAATGCTTTTGTTTCTCCAAAACCAGGTAAATCTATCGCATAGGTTTTACCATGTTTGGAAATTTCTGGAATTGTTTTATTGAATGCTTTAGAATTGCTTCCAAGGCCATGGACAAGCAAGAAAGTTTGATTTTGGTTGTCCCCAGCCTCTAAATAATGCATTTCAATACCGGCTTTGAGAAGTGAAATATGTTTAGATTTTATGTTTTGAGCCATGACAAAATTGCCTAAAAGGATTAGGGTAATTATTGAGGTGGACTTTTTGGAAAGCCCCATAATCATTACTGTGACTTTAATTTTATTTTGCCACTTCATTCTTCATCGGATTCGTTACGTAAACTATCATTGCAATAATTGTTGAAATTATAAGTGCTAAGGCAGAAGCCACAGCTGGATTTTTTACTGCCATCCCCTTCATGTAAGGAGTTAATTCCAAATAATAGACGCTGAAATGGGTAATTACTGCTACAATACTTGCAATAATGGGAATTGTCTTGTTTTGTGTCTTTGTAAATATTCCAAAAAAGACTGGAACAAATGCGGCTGAGAAAAAAGCGTAAACCCCATTTTGGGCAAAAATACCGACACTTAAACTCGGACTTACTAATTGTTGATAGGACAATATTATGGATGCAATTGCAACAACCACAATTAACATTTTGTTGACGCTAATTGCATTAGTATTAGAAATACCTAAACCTTTTAAAATTGGAAGTAAAAAATCGTTTGTAATTGTTGTAGGGATGGACTGAATTAAGCCTTCCAAGGTGGATAGGCCCGCAGCAAACAAACCTAAAATAACCAATATGCCAACATATATTGGGAATCTTTGCACAACATAGGCTGGCATTAACCCATCCATTTTAAGGACTTCGCCATTCATTGTTAATTCTGGGAACATTAATCGTGCATAAAATCCGGCAAATACAACTGAGAAAAACAGAATTAATATGATGATGGTGTAAAACAAAAATTTGTTTACCTGTTCGTCTTTTTTAATCAATAATGATTTGGTTAAAATATGGGGTTGACAAACAATTGCAATTCCCACAATAGCATTACAAACTACCACCTCAAAAAAGTCTCTGAATAAAGGGCTTTCAGAATTAAAGGGTTTGGTTAGCATTGGGTCTATGTGATTTAACCGTTCAAAAAGTCCGGTTCCCTGGGCTTGAAACATATATTCAGCTCCAGATCCAATTAACAAAATGGCTACTATTACCATAAGAATCGCTTGAATGGAGTTGGTATAAACCATGGAATTGGCCCCGCCAATAGACATATAGGTGAATACAATAATTACTAAGGTTATTAGCACATACAATTCCTCCACATTTAATGCTTTTGAAACAACCTTGGTAATTCCTACACAAATAAGAACAATAAAGGTGATTAGAAGAATGCTTAGGAATCCAAAAAACACTTTCAAGAATTGTGAATCATATCGCTTTCCTAACCAATCGGCAATGGATATGGACTTTACATTCACACCATATTTTCTAAATTTTTTAATGAAGATTATAAGAGCAAAAAAGATGGAAATGGGCATAACAACACCAAATGCCAAATAAGCACTAAGTCCATACAATGAAATAAATCCTGGGTTTATAATAAATGTTGCTGCGCTCGTTAAAGAAGCTGCTAAAGACAGACTGACAAAAATGGTAGAGAAGGATTTGTTCCCAACCGCATAAATTTCAATAGAATCCACTTTAGCCCTTGACTTAATGGCTAAAACAAAAAATACAGTAATAAATACTATTAGGCTAATTAAAGTAACTAGGCTGTCAGAATTTCCCATATTAGTTAGTTGGCAAAAAAACTGTTTATTAATTAGGGATTTCATAAAATATCCCTGAATTATATGTGCAGCATTCAAGTCAATATTAAGGCAAAGAATAAGAATTACTTAAAATGAAATTAAAAAATGGCTATGGACTTTTTTGTTATTTCAGGGTATGAATTATCAATATTTCTCTTAAATCTAAGAATTGGTCGCCTTAAGAAGGCCATTTGTGTTATAGCGGTGAAGGTTTGAAGGGTTTATTTCCTAAAATGTATCTGAAAAACCATAAAGTCAGGATTATTAAAAAATTATATTAAAATGCTTATAATCAAATAAATAAAATTTAAGTAAACATGTTAATAATAAAAAGTCTATGTATTACTTTGTAATATTTTATCTTTAAACGGCTATTTTAAGTTTAGTTTTGATAGAAAATTTATAAAAATGAATAGACTAACTAACAAAGTAGCCATTATAACTGGTGGGGCAAAAGGAATTGGTAAAGCAACAGTAGAGTTGTTTCTTAAAGAAGGTGCATCCGTCATTTGCTGGGACATTGATGAGGTAGCGGGCAATAAATTATTGGCGGAAAATGAGGGTAATGACCTTTCTTTTTACAAAGTCAATACTTGTGATAAGGAAAACATAGCATCTGCTATTTCATCTATTGTTGATACTTATGGACGGATTGACATTTTAATTAATAATGCCGGTATTACTAGAGATGCGACTCTTAAAAAAATGACTGATGAGCAATGGCAAACTGTTTTAAATGTTAATCTAACTGGCGTTTTCAATTGTACCCAAGCGGTTTCTAATGTAATGGTTGAGCAGGGTAGTGGTAGTATTGCTAACGCTGCATCCATTGTTGGACTTTATGGAAATTTTGGACAAACCAACTATGTAGCCACCAAATCAGGTGTTATAGGAATGACAAAAGTCTGGGCTCGAGAATTGGGTAGAAAAGGTATAAATGTAAATGCAGTGGCTCCCGGTTTTATTGCCACAGAAATGGTAACCACCATACCGGAAAAAGTTATTTCGGACTTAGAATCTAAAACCCCTATGGGCAGATTGGGAAGTCCTATGGATATTGCCTATGCCTATCTTTATTTAACCAGCGATGAAGGAAAATTTGTCAATGGTGCGGTATTGAGCGTGGATGGAGGTTTGGTTATGTAATTAAAATGAAATTAAAAAAGTTTACATCCTACGTAACAACTTTGTTGCCTCATGAAGTCATGCTTCTTGAGCGGATTAAACAATTTCAAGATGATGATAGAAGAATTATTTTTTATCGACTTAAGAATAATATACTTCACCCGGATGATCTATTAGAGTTTGACGAGAGTATAGATAAACGGAAATATTCACACTTAATGAATTGGATGCAGTCTAAACTTGAAGCATCCTGTACCGACCAATTCTATAAGCGTCTTAATTATTTTGATAATCGTATTAAAACAGACACTATTTCCTCTGAGGAGGAAAAGGAATTGTTGATGTTGATAAAAAACTATGAGGCCCACCATTACCATTTTATTAAATTTTATGAGGTTGTAAAAAACTATCTCATCTTTCTTTTGGTAAGGGTTAGACTGAATGATTATGGATTAATCAATGAGTTTATCCATCAATACCATGATGATTATACCCGTTGTAAGGAGGTTGGTAATCGTATGATTCAGGCAGCTTCGGATATTGTTTCCGATTATCATAATTCTAGATTGACGCCTAATTCTTCAAAGTGGGAGAATTGGTTAAAGCGCTTGTATTTAGATTCAAATTTAGATGGCTATAATAGGTATCAAGCGCTTATATTAATTTCATATATCGCATTGAATAAGCCAGAATTGCTGCATGAGGCTTTGGAGTTTTTCAATGATTTGGAAGAACAGTTGATTAATGGAAGTTATTATTCGCGAAAATTATTATTGAATTATTACGGGAATAAGCAGTTGATTTTGATGAAATTGCATAAGTATGATGAAGCCTTATACTATGGAGAATTGTCTATAAGTGACCAGGGACATGATTATATAATGTATCTAAACAACTATTGTTTTAACCTGTTGAAGTTGGGCCAGCCTAAAAAAGCTCTTCATATGTTAAAACAAGCACTACCTTTTGTGAGGCAAATGTCTAATAAATACAATCGTACCTTGTTTATTTCTTCTCTTACTAAATGTTATAATGATAATGAGCTATATAAGGATGCTAAGAGGTATGCGGAGAATCAATTGGCCTTGCATGAAAAAGATATTCTAGAACATAATTGGAACAATTTTTTCAGAACCTATATTGAAACTTTACTCTACCTAAGAGAATATGCAACCATAAAAAAGTGTATTAAAAGGTACAATTTAATTGAAAGAGAGAATTTTGCCATTAAAACACATATTACATTCCCCTATTTTAAATGGTTTCTCTCTGTTGTAGATTTCAAGGAAGGGAATATCACCGAACAGAAATTTATGAGTTCTATTAGGCGAGAGATGGAGCAAATATCAAACACACACCAAATTTCCCCATCCAAAAAAGTCATGTCTTTATTGGAACAAACCATTACAACCATGGTTTAATATTTGATTAATTGGTGTTGTTAGGTGTGGCCTTGAATCTTAGGAGAGCAACTAAAGAAGCAATTGTCCATACGCCCTCCAAAATAATAAAGGGAATATAATCCATTAAAATGGACGCTAGGCAAGCCATTGCAGCTCCAACTAAGTTCAATAAGATATAGGACAAATCGGAAGTTTTTACCTTCCCGGCAATGCTTAGGATAAAGGCTAATAAAATTTGAAAAACACCTATAAAACCAATCCAATCAATCAAATTCATAAGCTGTAATAATTCCTGAACGCTATAACTTAACAGTGTTAAAACCTAAAATGAATTAAGGGACCAAATGAGTGCCTTTTCTTTTGTCGCCCTAAAAATGGTGTTGTGCAATTCCCCGGGTTCGTCTGAATAATGCCACTTAAAAGTCTCAGGCGCATTCGCTTCAAAAGTCTTCTTAAGCATTCGAGTATACATATGAATGTCTTCTGCATTTGATCCTGCAAACCAAAAGCTCATTTGTTTTTTAGGAAAATTCTCAATTAAAGAAACAGAATTCTTAACCAAATAATGATCATTCCACCAAAGGGATGGATCCATTGCAATGTAATGGTTGAAAGCATTTGGCTTTAAAAGCATGGTTTCAACAACAAACAAACCTGCAAGAGATTCCCCGATAATTGCTCTCTTTTTAGTGGTTCGATATTTTTTATTGATTTCAGGAATTAATTCCTTGATGATAAAATCACGAAAATTTGATGCGCCGTCAGTTAAGGGACAATATTGTTCGTCTTCAGGAACTTCTGAAAATCCGGTAAGATCCCTTGTTCTAACTGTGTTTTCTATTCCTACCAATATATGCGGGGGGATGTCTTTATTGCTAATTAGTTTGGCAAGGGTATTTGCAATATGCGGAAAATCTTCTTTAACGCCACCATCTGGCATGTATAACACCGGGAAACGGTTCTTATTGTCTTCATAATTTGGAGGAGTCCACACATTAATGACCCTATCTTCTTCAACATGTTTAGAACGAATGATGAAATTATCATGGTCGGGAATAGAATCGTTGGTTTGTGATTTTGCTGAGTATTGAAAGACGAAAACCCCAATGAAAAGTAAGAGGTAATTTAATCTTAAATTAAAGATATATGTTAACATAGGTCTAGGAACGTAATATTTTTTCCATGGCCTTCCCCCTCGCCAATTCATCAATTAATTTATCTAGATACCTAATTTTTTGCATCAATGGATCTTCAATTTCTTCAACACGGTAACCACATATGACACCTGTAATTTTGGATACATTCGGATTCAGCTTTGGGACATTCGCGAAAAAAGTCTCGAAATCTGTTTTATCTGAAATAATTTGATCCAATGAGTTTTGATCGTAGCCTGTTAACCATAAAATAATATGGTCTACTTCCTCTTTGGTACGTCCTTTTTTCTCAGCTTTTGCAATATAATGCGGATATACACTTGCGAAAGAAGTTGTGTAAATGCGGTGTTTATTCATGGATAGGGAATTAGACCTCTAATTTATGCCTTTTCTGAAAATATTTGGTATTATCCTATCTCCAGTAATGATTAATCTTTTAACTGAAACAATACATCAACTACCTCAATAGAAGGAGTTTCCACAATACCATAAGCCTTTGGTATGCCTGCAGCTAGTTCAGAATTTCTGAAGGCATTGAGAGACTCCCTAGAGTCCCATACATATATACCTCCATAATGGTTTTCTTGAGGCAGTTTAATGTAATATTTCTGAATAAGCCCTGATATTTTTTGGAATTGAGGTTCTCTTTCCCTTGCAATCCTTAATACTTCTTCTTCAGATAATCTAGATTGAAATTTGATGGTTTGGATAATCATAGAGTAAATTTTAAATAATTTTCGACTTTACTATTGATTCAGCTTCATAAAGCACAACTGATGGCTGCTGGGATAATAAATAAGTTGTGTCTTATGTATAATAAAAACATGTCAAGTTATTATCAGTTCAACCGATAATTCTAAAGGTAGGGTTATAAGAAATCCAAAAAAAAGTGAGTCCGCAGTAATCTTAGATTTCCAATACCGGTTGTGGTGATGACCGTTCCCCAGCTTTTTTAATATCAGAAAGTTTTCTTGAATATTTCCTGCCATTCAAAAATTTACCGATAAAAGTTCCTCTAACCAAATAATGGTAACTCACAAAACTGATAATACCAGTGGTCGTAAGTACAAATAGAAATTTTAAGGTTGAAGGGATTGGCCATTCAACAATTAAACTTGGAATTAAGGCAGTAAAACTTAGATGGACTAAGTATACCCAATAGGATGAATCTGAGATGTAACGCATTTTTGCTGAATGATTACTCCCGTAGCGAATAAATAGACCTGTAATTCCAAAGATGAAGGTCCAAACCATAAGAGATTTTACAATGACATTGACCGAAAAGCTCCAAGATCCCTCCATAAAAAAGTAAAGCGTGAACAGCGTAATTCCAATAATGGTATTTAACCAATCATGTTTCATAAAGGTGTCCAGCAAATGTTTCGATTTATACAGTACCCAACCAAATATGTAAAATGAAAAGTAATATAGAAAGGTGTTAAAATCTAATGTAAAAGAAGTGGAAGTGGCCACATTCCAAGTTCCCATAATCTGGTAAACCAATGCTGACAAACTTGCAAATAATAGTATCCTTAATATACTTCGTTTTAGTATCCAACTAAAGGTATTTGAGATAAACTTGCTCAAATTTGGTAATCGCCCCATAAATAAGGCCAAGCCAGTTGAAACAAAGGTAATAATGGCTAAATAATACAAGAACCATAAATGGAAGGTGGAATCAGGTATTAAAGTGTCCCAAGGGGTAAAAACAGTTAATGCTTTGGTGAAAGCATCTGGCACACCTCCAAATATGAGCTGGGTATATGTAAAGGAAAAGAGAATTGTAGGCCACAGTAATAGCACGAAAACAATAAATGGTAATACAATTCTTGCTACTCGATTCTTTACCATTTTTAGCGGTCTCCTCTCATAAAATAGCATTGCTCCAAAAAAGCCCGCAACTGCAAAAAATATTTGCATTCTATAGGCGTGTATAAAGAATACAATAAAGTCATTGGAACTTTGGGTTGTGTTTGGGTCTTTTAATGACCATGAATTCCCGTAATCCACTACTCCGTAGGTAATAGCGGAATGTATTACAAGGCCTAATAGCATCATAATAGCTCTTAAGGAATCTAAAGAATGGATTCTTTCAGTTTTTCTTGGTTGGTTTTTCATATGGTTAGTTTAGTTAGAGGCCATAAACAGTTACGCCTATAACCTTAGGTTAAGCTAATCCTTAGGGAAGAAACATGCTGTAG belongs to Aegicerativicinus sediminis and includes:
- a CDS encoding sodium:solute symporter family transporter translates to MGNSDSLVTLISLIVFITVFFVLAIKSRAKVDSIEIYAVGNKSFSTIFVSLSLAASLTSAATFIINPGFISLYGLSAYLAFGVVMPISIFFALIIFIKKFRKYGVNVKSISIADWLGKRYDSQFLKVFFGFLSILLITFIVLICVGITKVVSKALNVEELYVLITLVIIVFTYMSIGGANSMVYTNSIQAILMVIVAILLIGSGAEYMFQAQGTGLFERLNHIDPMLTKPFNSESPLFRDFFEVVVCNAIVGIAIVCQPHILTKSLLIKKDEQVNKFLFYTIIILILFFSVVFAGFYARLMFPELTMNGEVLKMDGLMPAYVVQRFPIYVGILVILGLFAAGLSTLEGLIQSIPTTITNDFLLPILKGLGISNTNAISVNKMLIVVVAIASIILSYQQLVSPSLSVGIFAQNGVYAFFSAAFVPVFFGIFTKTQNKTIPIIASIVAVITHFSVYYLELTPYMKGMAVKNPAVASALALIISTIIAMIVYVTNPMKNEVAK
- a CDS encoding acyltransferase family protein, whose product is MKNQPRKTERIHSLDSLRAIMMLLGLVIHSAITYGVVDYGNSWSLKDPNTTQSSNDFIVFFIHAYRMQIFFAVAGFFGAMLFYERRPLKMVKNRVARIVLPFIVFVLLLWPTILFSFTYTQLIFGGVPDAFTKALTVFTPWDTLIPDSTFHLWFLYYLAIITFVSTGLALFMGRLPNLSKFISNTFSWILKRSILRILLFASLSALVYQIMGTWNVATSTSFTLDFNTFLYYFSFYIFGWVLYKSKHLLDTFMKHDWLNTIIGITLFTLYFFMEGSWSFSVNVIVKSLMVWTFIFGITGLFIRYGSNHSAKMRYISDSSYWVYLVHLSFTALIPSLIVEWPIPSTLKFLFVLTTTGIISFVSYHYLVRGTFIGKFLNGRKYSRKLSDIKKAGERSSPQPVLEI
- a CDS encoding YdhR family protein, encoding MIIQTIKFQSRLSEEEVLRIAREREPQFQKISGLIQKYYIKLPQENHYGGIYVWDSRESLNAFRNSELAAGIPKAYGIVETPSIEVVDVLFQLKD
- a CDS encoding tetratricopeptide repeat protein — encoded protein: MKLKKFTSYVTTLLPHEVMLLERIKQFQDDDRRIIFYRLKNNILHPDDLLEFDESIDKRKYSHLMNWMQSKLEASCTDQFYKRLNYFDNRIKTDTISSEEEKELLMLIKNYEAHHYHFIKFYEVVKNYLIFLLVRVRLNDYGLINEFIHQYHDDYTRCKEVGNRMIQAASDIVSDYHNSRLTPNSSKWENWLKRLYLDSNLDGYNRYQALILISYIALNKPELLHEALEFFNDLEEQLINGSYYSRKLLLNYYGNKQLILMKLHKYDEALYYGELSISDQGHDYIMYLNNYCFNLLKLGQPKKALHMLKQALPFVRQMSNKYNRTLFISSLTKCYNDNELYKDAKRYAENQLALHEKDILEHNWNNFFRTYIETLLYLREYATIKKCIKRYNLIERENFAIKTHITFPYFKWFLSVVDFKEGNITEQKFMSSIRREMEQISNTHQISPSKKVMSLLEQTITTMV
- a CDS encoding alpha/beta fold hydrolase, with translation MKWQNKIKVTVMIMGLSKKSTSIITLILLGNFVMAQNIKSKHISLLKAGIEMHYLEAGDNQNQTFLLVHGLGSNSKAFNKTIPEISKHGKTYAIDLPGFGETKALNSTPSLEKFGEILQEFVKTKKLKNIVLVGHSMGGQIISKLALTKHPKWLKRLVLLSPAGIETFTEKDRNWFKAVITEGLYLNLSDAQIKQNFDVNFYGAKVPKDALFMYEDRLSIKADKEKYKEYCETVVDCIFAMLNEPIYDQLSTIKAPINILFSKNDLLVPNKILHPDLTMQSLVDQLKENHPNINVTLIGESGHFVQWDQTEITNNIILNKTN
- a CDS encoding alpha/beta hydrolase translates to MLTYIFNLRLNYLLLFIGVFVFQYSAKSQTNDSIPDHDNFIIRSKHVEEDRVINVWTPPNYEDNKNRFPVLYMPDGGVKEDFPHIANTLAKLISNKDIPPHILVGIENTVRTRDLTGFSEVPEDEQYCPLTDGASNFRDFIIKELIPEINKKYRTTKKRAIIGESLAGLFVVETMLLKPNAFNHYIAMDPSLWWNDHYLVKNSVSLIENFPKKQMSFWFAGSNAEDIHMYTRMLKKTFEANAPETFKWHYSDEPGELHNTIFRATKEKALIWSLNSF
- the fabG gene encoding 3-oxoacyl-ACP reductase FabG; this encodes MNRLTNKVAIITGGAKGIGKATVELFLKEGASVICWDIDEVAGNKLLAENEGNDLSFYKVNTCDKENIASAISSIVDTYGRIDILINNAGITRDATLKKMTDEQWQTVLNVNLTGVFNCTQAVSNVMVEQGSGSIANAASIVGLYGNFGQTNYVATKSGVIGMTKVWARELGRKGINVNAVAPGFIATEMVTTIPEKVISDLESKTPMGRLGSPMDIAYAYLYLTSDEGKFVNGAVLSVDGGLVM
- a CDS encoding DUF2200 domain-containing protein produces the protein MNKHRIYTTSFASVYPHYIAKAEKKGRTKEEVDHIILWLTGYDQNSLDQIISDKTDFETFFANVPKLNPNVSKITGVICGYRVEEIEDPLMQKIRYLDKLIDELARGKAMEKILRS
- a CDS encoding CBU_0592 family membrane protein gives rise to the protein MNLIDWIGFIGVFQILLAFILSIAGKVKTSDLSYILLNLVGAAMACLASILMDYIPFIILEGVWTIASLVALLRFKATPNNTN